Proteins encoded within one genomic window of Halocatena marina:
- a CDS encoding cytidine deaminase, translating to MTRDTLTHHDEALIDEAKRVVTENYVHGRHYVGSAVRTASGNVYAAVHIEANVGRASVCAEPIALGKAASNGETTIEAIASVRHPGPDDDGEIRVVSPCGVCRELISDLGADIEVIYAEDGALDKAQAIDLLPGKYVKSYRKTYLE from the coding sequence ATGACACGAGATACACTTACGCATCACGACGAAGCACTCATCGACGAAGCTAAACGAGTCGTTACGGAAAATTACGTCCACGGACGCCACTACGTTGGTTCAGCGGTTCGAACGGCATCTGGGAACGTATACGCTGCGGTTCACATCGAAGCGAACGTTGGCCGTGCATCGGTCTGTGCCGAACCCATTGCGCTTGGGAAAGCTGCCTCCAACGGGGAGACCACTATCGAGGCAATTGCATCGGTCCGCCATCCGGGGCCGGATGACGACGGTGAGATTCGAGTTGTGTCTCCCTGCGGAGTTTGTCGCGAGCTCATCTCCGATCTCGGGGCAGATATCGAAGTCATTTACGCAGAAGACGGTGCTCTCGATAAAGCTCAAGCTATCGACCTCTTGCCCGGAAAGTACGTGAAGAGCTATCGGAAAACCTACCTTGAGTAG
- a CDS encoding ABC transporter substrate-binding protein, which translates to MSRSRNSIPSKSTRRRFLQGTGGVITLSLAGCTDSLGGGGSSSSSFQFWDVLNAQSRAAKEIVETSVTEYKDASGATASVNYSGYQQLTGSNWYSNFERGNGPHLFSADTIFTGRFAEEGWLMPFEEWKGLLDDDVIENIQWLIEPFKQSNSWKGKLGMEQVIHTLPIMVAPQEPFQVRTDHLEKAGLNPKKDFPPKNFDDLLRVATALKENGPSDIGFQLHGDLFDWYTLLTPMVFANGGEGGYFADDFTRCPLDSDVWIDAMEKTVSLYREHKVSGPQTPNISTEQTLALMTSGQASMSICEPMDMPQFAEKGPEKFTNGDLRWGSFWEGSGGLGSTLLPFGMGVTKKPDGADEAKWKKQHEAAIGLLNRWLSKEFQKKVFKNTGFYPVREDVWDEVADTIDGAEKNQAPQTIRSMIERTEHFNTTHPLYNSFSGSTIGPKFQSALKGEMSPTEVCKKAAVEGNKQLDEYWSSRQ; encoded by the coding sequence ATGTCAAGAAGTCGCAATTCCATACCGTCAAAGAGCACCCGCCGTAGATTCCTTCAGGGAACAGGGGGTGTTATCACTCTCTCACTAGCCGGCTGCACCGATAGCTTGGGTGGGGGAGGCAGTTCTTCGAGCTCCTTCCAATTTTGGGATGTTCTCAACGCACAGTCACGGGCGGCAAAAGAGATAGTAGAGACCTCCGTTACCGAGTACAAAGACGCATCAGGGGCCACAGCCAGCGTCAACTACAGCGGCTATCAGCAGCTAACTGGGTCGAACTGGTACTCGAACTTCGAGCGTGGAAATGGGCCACACCTTTTCTCAGCGGATACGATCTTCACTGGCCGATTCGCCGAGGAGGGATGGCTGATGCCGTTCGAGGAGTGGAAGGGTTTGTTGGACGACGATGTCATCGAAAACATACAGTGGCTGATCGAACCATTCAAACAGTCAAACTCGTGGAAAGGGAAGCTCGGTATGGAGCAGGTGATTCACACACTTCCGATAATGGTCGCCCCACAAGAGCCGTTTCAAGTCCGTACGGACCACTTAGAGAAAGCGGGGCTAAATCCGAAGAAGGACTTCCCGCCGAAAAACTTCGATGACTTGCTTCGAGTCGCCACCGCGCTCAAAGAGAACGGCCCGTCGGATATTGGATTCCAACTACATGGTGACCTCTTCGATTGGTATACACTCTTAACGCCGATGGTGTTCGCCAACGGTGGTGAGGGTGGATACTTTGCGGATGACTTCACGAGGTGTCCGCTGGATTCGGATGTCTGGATCGATGCGATGGAGAAAACAGTCTCTCTGTATCGGGAGCACAAGGTCTCTGGACCTCAGACCCCAAATATCTCGACAGAACAGACCCTAGCATTGATGACGAGCGGTCAGGCGAGCATGAGTATTTGTGAGCCAATGGATATGCCACAGTTCGCCGAGAAAGGCCCCGAAAAGTTCACAAACGGTGACCTTCGGTGGGGTTCGTTCTGGGAAGGGTCCGGAGGACTTGGTTCGACATTGCTCCCGTTTGGAATGGGTGTGACGAAAAAACCGGACGGAGCGGACGAAGCAAAGTGGAAGAAACAACACGAGGCCGCGATTGGACTCCTAAACCGGTGGCTGTCAAAGGAGTTCCAGAAGAAGGTGTTCAAGAATACAGGTTTCTACCCGGTTCGTGAGGACGTGTGGGATGAAGTCGCAGACACGATCGATGGGGCCGAAAAGAATCAGGCACCTCAAACCATCAGATCGATGATCGAACGCACAGAACATTTCAACACAACGCATCCGCTCTATAACTCGTTTAGTGGCTCTACGATCGGTCCGAAGTTCCAGTCAGCACTGAAAGGTGAAATGTCACCGACTGAGGTCTGTAAGAAAGCAGCAGTAGAAGGAAATAAACAGCTAGACGAGTACTGGTCGAGTAGACAATGA
- a CDS encoding carbohydrate ABC transporter permease: MSVIERPGFKSRYNAARSTLSEHWFSYLLLAPTLLFLMVLVWVPFLKGVWMSLHQWPFGSGDPTFVGLSNYEYLFSWGPFYTSLKATFVFALTTVVQLGTALLAGLLVVNLDRFKNLVSASFLIPYTMPPVATGTIWLYLLDPSLGPVFKFLTQYGILEQPIYWASQGNLALAVVTLVTAWTFWPFMFIIILATLESIPTEYYESARMYGAGRWDTFWHITLPQLRSAILVAFSIRLAWNMTKVSQTIQMTGGGPGYDTSLLAVFLYRFAYDQGQMGMAFTVGVILLIIMLVFIVLFIREFEMQEAHA, from the coding sequence ATGAGCGTCATTGAACGACCAGGATTCAAATCCCGCTACAACGCAGCCCGATCGACCCTCAGTGAGCATTGGTTCTCGTACTTGTTGCTAGCGCCAACGCTGCTGTTTCTGATGGTGCTCGTCTGGGTTCCGTTCTTGAAGGGTGTTTGGATGAGTCTCCACCAGTGGCCGTTCGGGAGCGGCGATCCAACCTTCGTTGGACTTTCGAACTACGAATACCTGTTCTCCTGGGGACCGTTCTACACATCACTCAAGGCAACGTTCGTCTTCGCCTTGACGACCGTTGTCCAATTGGGAACAGCACTGCTTGCAGGGCTATTGGTTGTCAATCTGGATCGGTTCAAGAATCTCGTGAGTGCATCGTTCCTTATTCCGTACACAATGCCACCGGTAGCGACCGGAACCATCTGGCTGTACTTACTCGATCCGAGCCTCGGCCCTGTTTTCAAATTCCTGACGCAGTATGGAATTCTGGAACAGCCGATTTACTGGGCCTCACAGGGTAACCTTGCGTTGGCCGTCGTCACGCTCGTAACCGCATGGACATTTTGGCCGTTCATGTTCATAATCATACTTGCTACGTTGGAATCGATCCCGACTGAATACTACGAGAGCGCTCGAATGTACGGAGCAGGACGCTGGGACACCTTCTGGCACATCACTCTGCCACAACTTCGAAGCGCGATTCTCGTCGCATTCAGCATCCGGCTTGCGTGGAATATGACCAAAGTCTCGCAGACAATTCAGATGACTGGTGGCGGTCCTGGATACGATACCTCTCTCTTAGCAGTGTTTCTCTACCGATTCGCCTACGATCAGGGACAGATGGGGATGGCGTTTACCGTTGGTGTAATCTTGCTCATCATCATGTTGGTGTTCATCGTCCTCTTCATCCGTGAATTCGAAATGCAGGAGGCCCACGCATGA
- a CDS encoding carbohydrate ABC transporter permease, whose translation MSIANRVGFSTDGYFKFATRVLAFLLVSISVFPILYTLLMTFRPANEFYSNSVQLFPHQPTFENWIFAFSELSDALVNSFIIASGTTALSLLIIVPGAYVFGRKQFPGKTSFFYIIIVALMFPYILLIVPIADFWYTIGLYDTIPGMWISYQLFVAPFAIWILRDYFAKLPKNIEESAQMYGCTQFSAFVRVILPIAAPAIVAIAFLSFLTAWNDFLMSSMLTTGTGPRPAVVELFITVAGGDTSDWGLITTETLIIGIPPTVLYLWARNYLSESFEMT comes from the coding sequence ATGAGTATCGCCAACCGAGTCGGATTCAGCACCGATGGCTACTTTAAATTCGCCACGCGGGTGCTAGCGTTCTTGCTCGTCTCCATTTCGGTCTTTCCGATTCTGTACACGCTCCTCATGACGTTTCGGCCCGCAAACGAGTTTTACTCGAACAGCGTGCAGCTATTCCCACACCAGCCGACGTTCGAAAACTGGATCTTTGCGTTCTCGGAACTGAGCGACGCACTCGTCAACAGCTTCATTATCGCATCGGGAACGACTGCTCTGTCGCTACTCATTATCGTTCCCGGAGCGTACGTCTTCGGGCGCAAGCAATTCCCGGGGAAGACGTCTTTCTTCTACATCATCATCGTCGCGCTGATGTTCCCCTACATTTTGCTCATCGTCCCAATCGCGGACTTCTGGTATACCATTGGACTGTACGACACGATCCCGGGCATGTGGATCTCATACCAGCTGTTCGTTGCGCCGTTCGCCATCTGGATTCTTCGTGATTACTTTGCGAAGCTCCCCAAGAACATTGAGGAGTCAGCTCAGATGTACGGCTGTACGCAGTTTTCGGCGTTTGTTCGAGTCATTCTGCCAATAGCTGCACCAGCTATCGTTGCGATCGCGTTCCTGTCGTTCCTCACTGCGTGGAATGACTTTCTGATGTCGAGTATGCTCACAACGGGGACGGGGCCGCGACCAGCCGTCGTCGAGTTGTTCATCACAGTGGCCGGTGGCGACACCAGCGACTGGGGCCTCATCACGACAGAGACCCTTATCATCGGGATTCCACCCACAGTATTGTATCTCTGGGCTCGCAACTACCTGTCTGAATCGTTCGAAATGACATAA